The genomic window ACTTAATTCCGTTATCTTCTGCCGGATTATGAGAAGCAGAAATCATGACACCTGCAGAGGCTTTCTGCAAACGAGTGAGATAAGCAACACCCGGAGTAGCAATAACGCCCAATTGAAAGACTTCAATACCGACAGATAATAAGCCTGCGATAAGTGCTTGTTCAAGCATTTGTCCTGATACTCGTGTATCTCGCCCAACTAGAACTCTAGGTTTACGTGAATCATCTGCTGCATGCTGACTCAATACATAGCCACCGCAACGTCCTAGCTTAAATGCCATTTCTGGTGTCAATTCCTTGTTCGCAATTCCTCTGACACCATCTGTTCCAAAATATTTACCCATCACTTAATTCTCCTTAATCACTAATTAGTTTGGTTAATTTGTACTCTGTTCGGTTGATTGCTGACTGGTCTCTGATGTTCCTGTTGAACGATCACTTTCAGTACTTGTTCTTGATTCAGACCGCTCTGAACTGCTCCTGTTTCCTTGTGTGGTACCAGAGCTATCCGTGATCCCCCAATTGGTTGATTCACTGGTTCCCGACCTTGAGTAAACTGGATTGATTGTTACTTCTACCTGGCTAGGCTCTACTGTGTATTCACCAGTACTTGGAATCGTGATCGTCTGCTTGATCGATGTTCGAATGTTACTGACATCTATCGGTACTTCGATTGTATCGATTGTTTCCAAAACAGAGTTTGACCCACTGATTTCCACAACATTTGTCTCCGCATCAAACGAGAAGCTATTCACATCAGACGGTGGTGTTCCGGAAGCTATAAAGCGTAAAGCAACTTCTTTCTTCGGTAACGACAGCTTCACAGTCACCTTCACTTGAGGCGCCGGATTCTCAATACTAAGCACCTGGCCTTTACTGTCCAGAGCCTGTACATTCACCGTTTGATTGATCGTATCCGTCAATTGGTTTACATTTGTCAATGGTGCCACTACTTGAGCGATCTCTGCCATTGTTTCTTCTCCGGTGGTGATTTCCACATTTTTCGGACTGATAGAAACCGTATCAACCTTATACCCTTCGGCATCAAAGCTGTCAGGTATTTTTGCTTCTACTTCAAATTTTTTCGTTGCTTTCTTTTCAATTGTCACTGTGATTGTCTTAGTTTCCAGCTCAGCTGTGACTGCAGAGCTTAAACTTGTTACTCGTAAAGGCACCTCAGTAGTACCTACGGAAGTATTGGTTAAGTCCGCCACTACTTGAAAATTTCGAGTATCTTCATTGGTCTCTAAATTCAACTGAATTCTGTTGGCACTACTCAGATGAACGGCCACAGTGTCTTCATAACCAGAAACGAAATACTGTTCTTCATCATACTTCAATTGGACGGGTACATTATAAATCATTTCATCATAAATTTGGCTGGTTGTTGCCGTGTTCCCGGAATTTCCTTCTGAATTCGCATTGAAAAAAAGAAGTAGGGCGAATAATAGAGCAAGCAAGCCGGAGAACCAGTTGCTTTGGTACGCCTTTTTCATTTCTTTTTCCCTCCCTTAGTCACACCGTCAATAAAGTGCTGGAGGATATTTTTACGACTTTTCTTTTCTTCGTCCGGAACAAGCTCTTCCCTAAGAATTTTTAAGTACTCTTCTTGTGTCAGTCTAGGAATTAATTCGTTATTCAGTGTCAAACTGACATCACCGGTTTCCTCAGATACAAT from Enterococcus sp. 9E7_DIV0242 includes these protein-coding regions:
- a CDS encoding CdaR family protein, which produces MKKAYQSNWFSGLLALLFALLLFFNANSEGNSGNTATTSQIYDEMIYNVPVQLKYDEEQYFVSGYEDTVAVHLSSANRIQLNLETNEDTRNFQVVADLTNTSVGTTEVPLRVTSLSSAVTAELETKTITVTIEKKATKKFEVEAKIPDSFDAEGYKVDTVSISPKNVEITTGEETMAEIAQVVAPLTNVNQLTDTINQTVNVQALDSKGQVLSIENPAPQVKVTVKLSLPKKEVALRFIASGTPPSDVNSFSFDAETNVVEISGSNSVLETIDTIEVPIDVSNIRTSIKQTITIPSTGEYTVEPSQVEVTINPVYSRSGTSESTNWGITDSSGTTQGNRSSSERSESRTSTESDRSTGTSETSQQSTEQSTN